The sequence below is a genomic window from Harmonia axyridis chromosome 1, icHarAxyr1.1, whole genome shotgun sequence.
GTGTGATCATCTAGACTCCCCCTGGGACCGCGCTTGCTGCCAAtctcaccaaacacacagcaaaaccttcctggccgtcaatcttAGCTTGACCACCATTTCCACCGGCTCACCGCATTTCGACCACAACTTTTtctgcttgacgttgtcgtaagtgatccacttttcattaaacttttcatcaccagtcaccaaccgcttcaaaaatgggtcaattttgttgcgattcagcagcaattaacaaatggaaattcggtccatgaggttttttgcgttagcTAATGTGGTAcctatacatcgagcttcttcttgagatatGCCATATGCAAATGTTCCAaatggttttttgtgcaatatttaacttttaggcaatcgaaacagtgcttacatgacggtcagACTCGATAATGTCCATGATTTCATCAACATTTTCGACGATTAGCCTTCCAGTGCGTTGTGCACCTTTAACATCGAAATTAACCGAACGGAATCGTCGCAACCGAAATTGCGCGTGATTAGCTGTTACAGACAGTGTCAGGACCAGGAACACCATTTACATTTTTAGCCGTCTGGCTTGCATTTTGACATTTATCGAaggaaaactaaaaaaatatagcgtattttctctttgctagtgtccatctttgacgtgcgctcaaactaaactgagtaaaCCTTAGAATATGTTCTAAGGAGTTAACTACTCACAAAACTGTCACCAAAATTTCtgtagtacaaaatctcatctttctaaagCCATCCAGTGGAACCCAATCCGActcatacaacgcgagataaagataactaaagccatttattggaaaaataattaatttctttttactacacctaataataataattaattattattaatattaatatatgaaattatcatttgaaagTATATATGGATAGATATTCCTCAAATAACACTGAATAAACATTTAATAAACagatttgtttctttttctgaGCTCCTCCATTGAGTAACTTTATCGTATTTCATCTGAGATCAGAATCTGTTTCAATATGGGATGAAACACACTGCAAATTGCACACCTTGGTTTATCATTTCCTattatgagattttttttttaaaattgattttttcggcaaccgtccgggaaatgctcacttcccggacgctttttctctgagaaagtagcatttcccggcctagtccggaaagtacgtacttcccggactaggccggaaaagaatcatagaatccataacaaccgagataacggctgacagttcatatgaaattagttatcaaaaatttgcatgtttttttatcgcaatcgtaataaaatatggaaagcagcagcgatagtgttattttacatggttgccgaaaaaatattgtacgcaacacgcccgaaaatggtttttttggactcacagacttccaggactcgcttacgctcgtcctggaattttgtctattcgtccaaaaaaaccctattttccggacttgttacgtaaattactattctttgAGCCCTTCAACAAgcaaagaaaatgaacaaacagTTTCAAACTAGAACATTCCCAAAATTATAATCTCTAAGCATaaacattataatatttttccctACAGGGGCGGTTTTTTTCTCATCCGGATGCGAATAAGTAAATTTATACCTGatttttgtaggtttttttcacaaatattttataaatatatcagtgctttgtacagagttcataacaatttttttgcgaaaaacgaagttatcaaaatttttgttttttgttcatTCGCAACTTAATAGTTAAGTGCGGAAAGTGGTACTTTTCCGCACGGTTACGCGGAAAAGATACTTTCCGAaagagttaggaacaatattttatcTTCAAGCtcttgaaataaatcgaaactCAAAAGATTTCATTAATTAATCATATACACATGAATGAGAGACGTAATTCTGCATGTCGATACTATCTACTTATCTATGGTCGGTACCATAGTTATGTCATCCTAGACGTTAATTGGTTCGGTGCATAGAGACATGacagaattcaatttattctttAATACTTGCGTGCGGGAAAATCCTGCTATTTCTTTCCCGCACGCATATCCATGCGGAAAAGAAATAGAACGGGTTTTTCCCGCAATGTGTGGGAAAGTGACTCTTTCTGACTTAAAATGAGTGTGGAAAAGGAGTTGAAAGCGCAAACttgtagaaacaaattttaactttcttccatgtagattattgttgaaAGAAATTATGTGGAAACCCCAAAAAACGGTGATTTCTAATAAGAAATATCCCTTATTTCGTAttgaactgagcaaccacgTGGTAGTGTTCTCTCTTGATAGACAAAATTCGAATAGAAGCTCCATAAATAtgaccgttcgaaattttgtttttgtaataatttgaaaacaacGAATTCGACAGAAATGACATTTCGCATTTATCTTTCGTCCGACCATTCACTGATGGGTAAAAATCAACAGTGCTCTGCCTGAAATTCTCACGGGACACAGTACAACTCGCACAAGctctaatgcccgccactcacgaagagtttcttcgagcgtttggtagcaagcgtcgaagagattccaatcagacagctcgggacacggccgtacgagtgtaaatcagagtatgaacttgactgcccgactggaatctcttcgacgcttgctaccaaacgctcgaagaaacgcttcgtgagtggcgggcattagagGACTCATAGAGGCCTAGGAGAGTCggtaaagaaaaacaaacatTCAGATTTATAATTTCGAGCTCAATGCGGAATTTTCAATAATGTAAGGGACTTCACAAATGATTGTAACACTGTCATGGTCTttgaaatgattttaaattACACATAACGGTTTGGAAACGGAAAgttcaatttgaattaattcttaaatttctctcagtatttaggaatgagcactgattttgatgaaacaattgaaCAAGTCCTATATGTTGTATCTTTACTAAGTTACCTATTTCTTTCCAATTCACTGATtagaataattttaaatttcctCATTCTCACCAAACATGTTTTTAAAATGCGaagaaaaaaggaaagaaaaagaattgaaacttaaaaaaatcttcttctttttcttttttttacattttgttgaaggcatcgacttctacggtcattagcctctaaccagtctaacctaaccatcaccagacatatacaacatccatgacctagccagggtTCCAACCTGGTACCTTCAGCACCACAGTCGACTTTTCAGTCCACTGTATTATGGAGGCTGTCctttttcatttcttgttaAAAACAAGCAATTTTATTATATAGAAAAGTTACCAATATTAGtcaaaaaaggtgaaaaaacTTTCAGAGGCTACTGCAGTGCAACAATATTCTCAAAGAACCTGGAGCATTGCATGACATATGGGTCAAAATTGAGGTCAGTAAGAATTCATGAGAAGATGTGAttcaaaatcaatagaataatgccgaaaaaaaaatttctataccCTATCCTCTGAAAAACCTTTCTGGCTGAAATTATGAAAGAGtttatataaagaaaaaaacagaaattccaATTGAAGAACTTTATACAACCTTATTCTCataagataaaaataaataaatgtgtcAATTACTGACTTCCAAACATAATAAATGGcaataattttataaaaattcaaaatacataGAAATTGGAATGAAGGCACTAACgatataaataatattgaatgaacaTATAGAATTCAAAGTAAACTTAAAATTAACCAACATTCATTTTTAGCCTAATAAATGCAGTTTTGTCGAATGGTGTTATTCATTATAAAGCTTCCAAAAGCTTCAACCAGACATAACCAGTTTAACAAACTCTTCATAATTCACATTGCCTTGAGAATCCTCCTGGCCCTGCAGTAACTGTTCTACCTGTAGAGTAAAATGATTAAATCAAttaaatatgtatataacaAAATTAATCTGAATAAATACATTTCTCTTTAATGAAATGCAgtcatctttttttataattgtcTATCTTGCTTTGAGAATCATGAAAAATCCTACCTCATCATCTGTGAGCTTTTCTCCAAGAGTAGTGAGAAGATGCCTCAATTCAGCAGAACTTATGTAACCATTACCATCTTTATCGAAATGTCTGAGACCTTCAATGAAATCATCGGCTGTCTCTGCACTCCTGGATTTTGAAATTTGCTACAAAAGACATTATAATATTACTGATAGCTTCCATGAATATTGAAGACAAAAATCAAGTAAAtagaacaatattttcaatatttaaattgTAGCTGAGGAATCAGAAAAGAGAAAGTAATGATTTCATTATATGCCTCAAGTATGTAGAAGGTTTTCATTAATCAAGAAATTTCATACTTTTTCCATTATAGATATTATCGAATAGATCCTATATAAAATTAAGGTTACAAATAATCAACTCCATAGATAACAAATAGACTAGAATCATAATTcttctttcaaaaattcaataacaacGGCATATTTCGACTGACAAGATCATccaaaagttctacttttcctccaCCGGAGGTAAAAGTGTTGCTATGCCAATGATGACTTACTGTTCCGTCCACAGGAGGGAAAAGTGTTGCCTAGCAATAATAACTTTCAACTATTATACTtcatatctgtcaaaatttatttagcATGACAGCCTTAACTaggcaaattttccattgatcaatAAATTATAACTAGCGTTAATATAAATCTTATTTAAAGTTGGATCTCcagatttttataaatttcaaaacgtttgaaaaaaaatatcatattttattCAGAGGAGAAGTGAATTTTCATGACTCGTCTTCTCATTACCTGCCTCACTATATACTTTCGACAGGTAAATACAGGCTCTCCATGAAAAGTGACTATTCTCCCCcttatgaaataaaatactaTTATTTTATCCCTTTCCTTCGCTGTAGAAATATACCAGAAATATATATTAATACACCAAAAACAAGGtacaaaaataatacaatagAATCCTGACAAAATTACTTAATTAGTTTAAGAAgaatcataattttcaatagATAAAATAAAGATTAATAGTTTCCATCAGAAATTTGTATAATtcctattttttcaatatcaataaaaaattgggCAGTTGAgtcataatatataataatatgatCAAATCCTATAAAATAAGGTCATAAAAAACATTTGCACTTTTGTTAAACCAGAGACAAGATGACTCATCTAAGATATCATTCAAAGAAGGTTCAGGTAAGTAATCCATCCAACAGATAAATACAAGATAAGTGTATTACTCACTTGATAAATAGgaagaaaaacttcaaatgaCACTCTTTCATCAGGTTTATGTTGATGTGTGAATTTTTTCACATCTGATTCAGTTGGATTTTGTCCTAGTGCCCTCAAGGCATCTCCAATTTGACTAACATGAATTTTACCATCTCCACGATTGTCAAATAGTTGGAAGGCCTCTTGGaattctaaaatgaaaatatggtTAATGGTTAAATGAACACTTGAAAATTACCTAAATATACCTTCAACCGAAGTCAAAGTTAGTTTACTTGGGGGTTCATAAAGATACATATTAAGAAAAGTATTGAGCTGATGTGCTACCAATATGAAAGCTTATGAACATCTGCTGTGTTGATTGCAGCAATAACGAAATTACATTGAGTTACTTTCAAAATCATACCATAAATGGACAAAATCAACGGTATGAATCATTGCAACAGTTTAGTTGAAGTACTCCAATCATTCATTGGTGTTACTTATTGATTTGAGATTGTTTGTGAATTAAAGTTTAATAATTTGTgcataaatgataaataaaattatgatgATCACGGGAAATATAGTGCAACCAATCAAAAAGTATAATAGTATAAATAAGAGGTTTAAAATTCAAGGTGGGGCATTTTATGGGACAATTTCCTATAAGATAAACAACTCACCGGCCATCTGGTCTTCAGTATAATTCGCCTGGAATAtagtacaaaaaattaattgtttGATATCCTCTTTTTCCTATGAGAACTTAccatttttgatatatttaaaacaaaaaaaacggATTATTAGTTTTACAAAGAAGCAACCAACACAAACTGTCAAAAAATTCTACACTTCAACCTCAACGTACCGAATTACAAAGTAGACACTAAGCGGAAACGGTTGTTAAGGAAGCTTCATTTGACGTTTGCAATTTTATATTAGATGGCGCGTAATTCAAAATAGGAAACTTTAATTAGCATATTACACAATATGCTTTTTTGAAGCTTGTTTCAGGGGCGGATACAGGGGGGGGGGGTgcatgggggccatggccccctcgcggaccttataaatataaaaatgtatcctgaaaaatcgaaaaatatgcgtgCGCACTCACAAGGGTGAAGGATTGGATATCAGCTAGAATGGTTGAAGACAAATTGAATGTATTGGCAattggcattaatgcatatacaTAGAATCATTTGCAGCAGTCcgaatgttgaaaatattatacaaagataCGCTAGTCAAAAAAAAGGAGACTAGAatgttattaaatttttaatatttgataatatgtttttattcattaggaattcattatttttccaatagatggctttagttatctgtatctcgcgttgtacaagtccgatcgggtttcactatatggcgttagaaagatgagatttcgcactacaaaaacattctgacagttttgtgatgagttgactcagttaagtttgagcgcgCCACAAAGATCGACACTAGCAAAAaggaaatacgctatattttattatttagtttttcttagataaagacaaaaataccagccaggcggctgaaaatgtaaatagtgtttttggacctgatactgtaatagccaatcacgtgcAATTTGGGT
It includes:
- the LOC123688938 gene encoding myosin-2 essential light chain isoform X2; this translates as MANYTEDQMAEFQEAFQLFDNRGDGKIHVSQIGDALRALGQNPTESDVKKFTHQHKPDERVSFEVFLPIYQQISKSRSAETADDFIEGLRHFDKDGNGYISSAELRHLLTTLGEKLTDDEVEQLLQGQEDSQGNVNYEEFVKLVMSG
- the LOC123688938 gene encoding myosin-2 essential light chain isoform X1 — protein: MYLYEPPSKLTLTSVEEFQEAFQLFDNRGDGKIHVSQIGDALRALGQNPTESDVKKFTHQHKPDERVSFEVFLPIYQQISKSRSAETADDFIEGLRHFDKDGNGYISSAELRHLLTTLGEKLTDDEVEQLLQGQEDSQGNVNYEEFVKLVMSG